The Rosa rugosa chromosome 3, drRosRugo1.1, whole genome shotgun sequence sequence TAGTACATGATCTGGCAAACTGTCACTTTCTTAGATGCCAAGAACGGtaattgaaattttttgttttgttttgccaAATGAGCAATAAGTCCCAAAATGAAGTAGACTAGCTTCGAAGTCATGAATCTAATAGATGTACAGAAAAAAGAGCCCAGAAAGAAGGCATTCACTCAAAGTCTGAAGCTATTGATAACAGAAAGAGATGCATCAAATTAGAAACTCggattgaaaaaaaatatacaaaaaaaaagggaaaaaaaaaagtttctaaACAACTCCAATGAACGAAACAATGCTGACACCGAGAGTcttgagagagtgagagaaaaGCGTGTATACCAATCTGGTTCTCCTTGCTTTGCTGGGAATATAAATTTCAGAAAATGTCCAGAATTTCCAAGATGAAATTGTTGCAGAGGGGGCAGTTCCCTCTCTGCACCCACAACTCTCTGGAGCACATCCGGCAAAAGGTATGCCCGCAGGGGATAAATGCCGCGCCTTTATGCCTCACCATGCACACGCAGCAACTGTGCTCCACGCCCCCACCTTCTTCCGGTTCTTCCTCCTTCACCACCTCCTccacttcctcttcctcctcctcctcctcctcctcttcttcctcttcgtcCATGGTGTACCTCCCTCCCTCCAGCCCCATCTGCCTGTCCGTCTCCTCCAACAAGTCCATCAGCGACATCCTCACCGGCTCCGGCTCCGGCTCCGGCGACGTTACCGTTTCACCGGAAGCCTTCTCCGACGAAGATGCGCCGTCTCCCTCTCcatctccttctctctctgccTTCTCCTCCGCCGCTGCCGCATCAGCCGCCgctgcggcggcggcggccTCGGCAGCCTCTTGTGCCGCCACCGCCTCCCTCGCCGACAGCGACCTCTCCTCGCTGATCGCCGTCTCCAGCTTGGGCCGCGGCGACTCGATGTCCGACGCGAACCGCACGGAGCTCCGCCGATTGAAACTCGGGGCGGAGCCGGCGGCCTGCGGCGGCCGGTCGTTTGCTCCGGGCTCAGCCATCGGCTGCGGCTCCGGCGTGATGTAACGGATGGAGTTGCGGGATCGGCTGTGGCTGTAGCCTGGCTGGCGGTGGTGGTTGTTGTTCCGGAGGGGGACGTCGGAGGTGGGGACTTGGGCGGTGGAGGCCCAGGCGGCGCTGGCTTTCTTGAGGCGGAGGCGGTCTTTGAATGTCTTCCACGGCTTCTTGTCTTTCTTTCCGATCAAGGCCTTATACGATTTGGGCTCGTCGTTGCGGATAATGTCAAGGAGGGTCAGACCCGAAATAGACGCGGGTATCGCCGGAGCCGGCGGGGGTTCTTTGGGTGCTGCTGCTGGGGATAAGACGTCTTTGAGGCTCAGTCCGGCTAATGCTCTGCCGTCCGCACTTGCTGACATCTGATCGAGAAGCGTTAGCCTCCGGCGACCTTCCATTTTTTAACAAAACAAACTCTTTCTCAGTCTCAAATAATTAACAGAACGAAAGAAGACAAAGAAATTCTAGTGGCGAAGGGACTGCGATTCCGAGATCGGAaccatctccttcttcttcttttcttcttctctgttttttgtcttttgcTTTTCTTGGATTCCGAGAGACTCAGATTTATGGGATCTATACGAAACGAGAGTGtgcaaacaaaaaaagaattcTAACATTTACTATTAAATGTCCGTTACGcacaatcatttttttttttttgagaaacatTACGTACAATCATTTgtggacataactaatgagaaAATAATATTTCGATGAATTTACGTCCATAATTTGAGAAACGTTACGTACAATCATTTgtgtacataactaatgagaaAATAATATCTTGATGAATTTACGTCcataatttattacacatttgaATTTACAACTCATATTATAACTGATTTTTAACTATGAATGAGACACACACATTTGCTGTAAATTATACCAATGCACAAAATTGAAGACACAAAAAGTTGTTCCAATGATGACACTCGATTTACGAAACTGTTTCTTATAATAAAAATGAATGACGTCTGAGTTTAGGATTCATTTTACGTGTtttgattgaattttttttcttcgattTATTGGCCACTAATTTTTTATTACTCATTAATAATTTGTAATTTATGAAAGGTCAATGTGAGAATATGTTAACTCACAACACGAGAAAACAACCGAAGAATTCACGATTTCGGTATGTTATTGCAAAATCAGTCGTTTTTTGAAGTTGAAATGGAGGGAGATGGAATGCAATAAATGGGATTACCTTACGTCCCGTGACCGCTGCTCCCTGTGGTAATGTCTCCGCCAGCTTTCAATAATTTAAGGGTTCTTCTCTTCTgtgtcaaaaagaaaaagctcAATACCCCCAAACACGAGAGAGGGACATAGAAACATGCATATGATCATGACGAGGGAACCAGTATCAATAAATAACACGATCGATTAAAGTAAAAAGATGCAGAGAGGTTAAAAAGCAAGAAGCACTCACCAGGGGTAAAAAAAAGCTTGGGTAGATGAACTGGAAAAGAGAATGGTAAAAATGGTAATGGCAAAAGGTTAGCTAGctcattttgtttcttttttttttaagggttgtTGGATTGGTGGTGATGGTTGATCggacctctctctttctctttgtcttggttttggtttttgtgttcTTCCGATTTTGGCTCTCAAAATCAAGGATGGGGAAAGCAAAGAATGTTGGTTTTGGGTAGAAGAGCGAGTCTCGTGGGAGCAACTAGCGAGGGTATATTTGACTTTCTaatattttatttcaaaaattataagagaaaatttgattttgtttcgTTTTGCACTCAAAAATGTGTATCAATTCTTGAAAAATAGTATATGTGGTGGAAGACATTTCTCGAAATGCCCCGGATGCTAGGTTAGAAATATGATACATGTTATCACATACAACTATTAATATACAAAGGGTATGTTAATCGCATGCGCTTGAAAAACTAATAACCACAATTTTATTATCATTCgcttctatttttatttttcgatATTCCAATTTCCAAGTACCCATTTGAGGCATATAAGGAAGAGAATAACAGAGAAGACAAAACGGAAAGGCTGGCATTGAGCATGCATATTAGCATCTGTTAGAAGACAAAGAGTGGAACAAGAAGAGACATAGAATTGGTATGTGGTAAGTTATGCGGATCCATTTATTTTTTAGGCAATAtgcttggatttttttttttttgtatcacTGCTAATGTGGGTCAGGTTGAGCGGTTGAAGCTGCTAAGTGTTGTGGTTGTTAGAAACGACTTGACAAGTTACAAAAGAAAGCAAATGTGGGGGTTTTGGTTCCATCCGCCCATCCGCTCTCATCTCCTAAGCTTTAGTTTTGCTTGTTATATGCACATGTATATGTATAGTCATTGAGATATCAGCACTATTTGATCAAGAGTTGCACAAAATTTCAAACATGAATCTAGCATAGTAGCAGCAGCTGTTAAATTTTCGCATTACTTTCAGCAACCTTCTATGTATAGTTATGAAATAACTCGATCGGAGACCGTTGAAAATGATGTTTTGTTAGACGTGGTGAGAGGATATTATCGGAGGTGGCGAGAGAATATTGTCGGAGGCGACAACTGTTGTTACCAAAGATGTATGTGAAGGTGGagggaaaaagaaagagaggtattcaaagaacagaaaaaggagaaaaattgGAAGCTTATCAACTGTTTTCAGAAAGCATACATGCCAAATGGAAGGCATCCTTCAATGTACCATGTGCATGTGTCTTTTCATATAGTTGTACATTGCCAATTGTTACCATCTACCACCTCGTGATGATTGAGACCACATTAATCACTCCCATTCTAAATAGTGTGCATGCCAtattcaagaaaataagagagaaACACATAAATTTAGAAGGTAGGTCAGTAGGCAACCTATATTTATTTCCTTGTCCTACCAATATAATCtgtaaaaattttaaaatgcctataatattttaatttaacATTTCCTctaacatatttttttttaaatcattttATTTTCTCACCTTTTAACAAGTTAAACTTATAAATTAGacctttctagggttttgactaGAGCGTCACGGTGGAATTCTTGTGAGGATTCTCTAGTTGCCATCTGATCCTACAGCGCGATTCCTCGTCGTGGGTCGTAAAACACAATATCAGGGTATAGTTGAATAATTGGTGGTGAAGATGTTAATAGCAGTCGACTTCTTTGATCATGATCTTCTTgacttctttgtttttttccttGGCCGGTATGGAGCATATCCTTGTTGGTGGTCGTATTTGACTTCAGTTTGGTGTCGATGTCGAAGGGTTGTGCTAGAACCTGTCGGTGGTCAATTTTTCTTTAAATGGCAACAGCGGCTAGCCTTGTCTAACCATGAAGAGGTGCCTTGGTGGGGAATTTTGGTGCAACTCTCATCTATGGCTTACTAGAGGAGTTGACCGTCGAACACAGTGGCGGCGATAAGCACAACATCGATGGCGATGTGGGCAGCAGCGGTGTTACATGGGTGGTGACCTGGACTTGGATTTGGTCTTAGGGGTCAGAGTCTGAGTCTGAGTCTGAGTTAGGGCTGAATGGGCCTATTTCATGAGCTTGTAAGGAGAATGTCTTGTCATCCTCGCTTGTTACTTAGTGATTTAGGATGATCTGGCCCAAGAGGTTGGACCTTCTTGGATTTTTGGGTCTATATCTGGCCTTCAAGTGCTAATCTATTTGGATAATAACTTCCATGGGAGTTAGTAACTATCTTGAATGTGATTGATGTATTTCAAGCGGCTTATGAATAAGAAAGTACTTCTATGTATTTGCTAGGAAGTGACATTTTGACATTTTGTTGGTGCCAAAATTGCGTGCTAGCCCAATATGAGACTAATTAATGATTATTCCCTAGAAGGTTCTTTGTTTATAAGTTGGCTAATTTTAGCAAGCTTAAAATagacttgtaatgagttgcTTTTACTTAGAAAGTTAGAATAGGGTCCAGGATTTTTTTGCCGACTATCTTGTTGTAAGTACATATACACTCTAGCCATCGACTATTGATTCTAAcaatatcaatttttatttcaaaaaaaagttATACTTAAAAATATTGTGCACTTAAATGAAGACTCATTATGCACCATGTAGTTTATTTATCTAGTATTAAATTTATCTAATAGTCCTTGAAAAATGTGTCTTTTTAGTTTGGCTATGTTAGGGTTTGACATCTCAAGCACAAACAACAACATTATCGTTCGACGACAACTCTTGTTCCTCCCTTGAATTTTTGGTGAGCCTGTGATCATGTTATTTAATTCTCCTCTCTTTTAGAGATCTTTTTGGTTTGGTGATGCAATATTTGGCCACTTCGACAAGGTGCAAAGAGTCATTACCAGATAATCTTACCTGATCTTACTCGTTAGAGAATAGTAAAATAGAAAATCACTCTCGAAGAATGGATATCCTTAAACTCAAAAACCGATTAGTTCATGTGACGCTTCTACTAAAAGTCGATAACCCACTATTTGGAATCCCAATGGTGTTGTTCTTTTGGACCAGACTCACTGGAGTAAACCAAAAGTACGTAGGCCCTAAGTGGCTGACCAGAGCCTACAATAAAGCAGGAGGGGTGACAAAGGTAGCAGTTGAGAATAATACTAAGTTCAACAAACTCGTTAAAAGCCCATAACAACATAGTCTAAATGAAGTTACCATCGGGCGAGATCCATTCAGCACCATCGGTGGCATaaccagggccggtcctgagattctAACGACCTGAGgcaaataattaaaatgtggcATCCTAAATAAAATTTGTGCCACATAACAGTACAAAATCATGTGTTTTGAATAAATGtaaatatatttttcaaaaagcTAGAGAGAATAAAAGTAAATGTAAAATTAATAACCAAAGAAAAGTATATAAATTTTTATTCCTACATAAATTTCTaaaatacacaaaaaaaaaaaagactgaaATGGGgaagcaaggttcgaaccttggtGGTGAGGACGCAAAATAACATCACTTCCGCTGGAGCAACACTTCATCTTACGTCgatagaaggaaaaaaaaaaaaaatatatatatatatatatatatatatatatatatatatatatatatacacacacacactatattaCATATATGCAGAATTAAATCCTCCGAGGCCCCCGGGAGCCGGTGGCCTGAGACGGCTGCCTCAGGcagcagccctcagggccggccctgggCATAACAGATCCAAAGACAAGCAACCATAAGATAGGACCCTTACGAAACACACCCATTGGCAAAAGAAACCCTATGTTGGCCCCAAAAGGGTTTAAAGATATATGACGAGAAATTTGAGCATAGAATGTCATACTCTGAAAAACTCACCCCATTTAGCATCACTAATCCTGACATCCCCATTCAAATCCACATAAAATGCTAATGGTGTGAAGAGAACTGGTGTGCAAGGAGGGAAAACGTTTTTGGCACCCGTGGGCCACTGCTGATGACTTAACTATTAACATTAAAACCGAAAAAACACTGGTCGAATTCTCCAACAGCACATTGTGTATGCCCCATGAAGAGCTTATCATATGTGAAGGGTTAAATGCAAACTAATCCTTGATTGATGCAGATAAGGAAAAATTCTAGACCTTTCAAATTAATGCTGACACTTAGTCTCTACCTAGATACACACCACCTCCCGCATAGGTCGATCGCTTTAGCGATCAATCCCTAAAACATTCATTGAGGTTATCCCTATACCAAGTTATTCTTTAGCAACCCGAACAGGAAGCGGCTAAATTGAATTGTTAAGGATTGCATTGCAGTCGCCATTAGTCATAGAACCAGTTGGACATATCTAAAAAACACCATGGCATTATCAAAGTGCCATGATTCACCGGGTAAAACCCTATTAAAGCACATGCACTCACACTCGCACTCACAAAATGAGCAATTAAGAAACCTACCATCTTTCTTTACTCAAATTATCACACCTCTATGTTCTATCCAGATGCGACCCATTGTTTCCATAAACGATGACACTTTGCAGTTTGCATTGGTAGTAAAAGAGAAAATCGACGACAAACTAAATAAAAGTCGTTAAGGAAAACCTTGTACATTGTTCGGTAGGGAGTACTCATGACACCGACTTGCACCAACAAAAATAGACGGTTAGATAATATtaagtacatttttttttttgttaaaaaaaaaaaattgcctaTAAATAATATCAACGACTGAGATTTGTTGGATCTGCAGTACATCCGGTGCATGAAAGAATTTTCCATCACCATCATGTCTATCAAGCTTGGAAGCTAATTAAATATATGGGGGAAAtatcaccaatggtcactgagttatgacttattcgacacttaactcactgtattttcaaaaatatcacttaactcactcagttttacatccgtctttcacttaactcactgccgttaattctaccgttagaagccgttaaaattgagggtatatttgtcaaaacacttaaaaatcatttttaacttaaaaaaactacatttattagactttttttcaatttttttaaatttctgaaatttctaataaaaaaatgatttttttaacttaaatataatttgaaaaaaattgtcttttatttttttttaaaaaagttagaaatgcatttttttagtgtttagataaatataccctcaatttacatttattagacttttttcaattttttaaatttatgagatttctaataaaaaatgatttttttaacttaaatataatttgaaaaaaaattgtctttttttttttaaaaaaagttagaaatgcatttttttagtgtttagacaaatataccctcaattttaatagcttttaacgGCAAAATTAACGACAGtaagttaagtgaaagacggatgtaaaactgagtgagttaagtgatattgtttaaaatacagtgagttaagtgtcgaataagtcataactcagtgaccattgatGATGTTTTCCCTTAAATATATTTTCCAGATAAGcataaacaaaaatatatattctttgtTTGCCAATAGCATCCaataataatttgtttttgtttttaagaaaAAGTTGGaactttttgaaaaaaaaaaaaaaaaaaagttggaaaTTCCGCGGCTTCTCGAGCCTTCCATAGATAAGATCATTAGATTGGTAGGTTCTCAACAACTCGTCCTTTATATACCCACTCACCTCTTCTCACTCGGACACATTCAACCTTCCTCTGATTTCCTCCTCCGTCTTTACGCCCTTCTGCGTTCACATCGTCAATCAGGTAAGTTTTCCCCCCAAATCCTCCATCCTTTCCTTTTCAAAATTCatcttttcttttgtgtgaCAAAATCGTCTAATCGATTCGCTGTTCTGATTGTGTGGATTTTGACAGGGGTTTATTGTATTTGTGATCTTGTTTCGCTGTTTCAGCTTCACTCACAATTCAATATGTCCCATATCCTTGGATCTGTTTCTTTCCTCCCTCTGTTTCTCCcaatttttaattcaattttgaaATCTCGTTTGATTGCcgagaaaccctagaaattaaTTTGATTTTGAACGCATGATGAATTTCTCGGCAATCGAACGATTAATTGGGGaaaatttagggtttgggaGGGGTTTAGTGTTGTGTTTGTGATGTTTGTGTTTGTTTGCCTTAACTGAAGCGAACGCGGTAACCAGAGAGACCGAGATCGTGAAAGGGCTCAGTCCAGGTCCGGCAACAAGACCAAGCAGCCCAAAACCGATGGATTGACCCCTGAACAACGCCGAGAAAGGtcataattttctttctttctatgacTCTATTTGTCAATTTCAAATTCTCAAGGGTCCTGAATTGGTCTGAGTATGAATTTGGGTTCTTTGATTGCTTTCAGGGACGCCAAGGCGCTGCAGGAAAAGGCGGCAAAGAAGGCGGCGCAGGCGGCCGGAGGGAACAAAGCGGGAGGAATCAATGCCGGCGGCAAGAAGTAGGGATGTGAAGTTTAGGGTAGAAAGTTGGGTGTATATTGTAAGATGACAATTAGATGATTTGTGAGTGTTTTGAGTTTGGGATTTTGGTGTTGGGTTTGAGATGATCAATCAGATCAAGTGTTTGTCTTGTTGGGATTGGCATTGATATGATGTGTATTGTTGTTTTAAAACCTTTCAGCTTTCTACCCAATGAATCAGATTAATTCATAACTTGTTTATTTGCCTACGGCTGAATCCACATAAATCAGCTCAGCTTTTGGAGCTTTGCCAACGAGCTTAGCTTTTGCATTTATCTCTCTATCCATTACCATTAGACTGGTTGCTCAGAGAAGAACCAGTTATCTTGTAAAGCGAATAGGGGTTATTTAGGATTGCCGTGGAAATGGGATTGAAAAGTCAAGAATAGGAGCATTGCTGCCTCCATGATCTAGTAATGCCCATGTCTTTCACAAGATCTAAGCTTTGCTTTCCAACTTCACATATCTGCCAAGTCCTATTATGAGTTGCCCATACCAAATATGAGCCAAGTGTACAATCCGCATAGAGTTTAAAGCTGTTTGTGAAGATGCATTGCACCATGGCCACTTGAAAATTGAAATCTTTTTTGGataatgaaaattgaaatcaGTAGTATTATAATTGCCGAAAGATATCATTGAGTTCATTcttattaatttgttatatatatatatatatatagaatcattctcaggtgcggatatccgcacctaataaaaaaggtgcggatttccattttttccccactttccaatcacattttcacatcttagccgttcagtttttaggtcctgatgtatagatcatctctacaaaatttcagccaaattggtgatcgttaaggcatccaaaagtgcaatttacacgaacggaccgaatctgccgaaccggaaccgttcgtgtacattgttgtaaattgcagttttggatgccttaacgatcaccaatttggctgaaattttgcagaggtgatctatacattaggacctaaaaactgaacggttaatatgtgaaaatatgatcggaaagtgggtcaaaactggaaatccgcaccaatgaaaaactgcggacgtccgcagtggagaaggcctgtatatatatatatatatatatatatatatatatttatttatttatttatttattttttgaattttaaggggtttgaaacccagccttactgggaggctcagccccacgcccgaatattattgataatagaagGATGATTGTACACCGAGGGAGACATATAACCTTCACCTCGAGTACTAGTACAAGAATCctcatagagtacatcctgaataataacagGTGCCTCTTCTAACCAATACTCATCTAAAACATATAAACTGGCAAGGTGCACCAATTTATGggctacaccatttgcttcacggtaaatgGACTGTAAATGAAAAGGCAAAAGAGCCTGTAAATAGGCCTTACAATCCTCTATAATACTGCCAATCTCTGAAAGATCCTCTATCTCACCATTAAGTGCGGTAACAACAGTAGCACAATCAATTTCAATGTCAACATTAGTCATGCCCTGATGTATAGTCAATAGAAGTCCCGCTCTCATAGCCTCAATCTCCATATGCAAAGCAGAACGTACAAGAGAAAAGGGACGTGCAATAGCAGCTAAAAACATACCATTTTCATCTTTGATAACTGCCCCAATGCCTCCTTGTCCTGTGTCCATATGGAAAGCTCCATCTACATTCAATTTCAGTCTCCCACTTGGAGGGTGTTGCCATCAGGTCTTAGGCCGTGACTGCCTCTTTTTCTCTTGACCAGTATGCACTTTCCGGTAAATCTTATGGCTGCctctttttcttatttgttttatatataAGCAAATCTTTGAATCATTGCCCCACTATCTGTCATAATTTGACACTTAATTTGGGTTAAGTTGGAAACATAATTCTCTGTTGATACTTTGTTGGTACATAGAAAATATAGTTCCTTGCATTTAGACTATGAAGAACGTACTTGGACAACAAGAAGCTTTCTATGCAGTCTATGTTGGCAATTACATATGCAAAGATCACGATTAGTTTGTTCAATTTGGTATCGACAACTAATTTGAGTTAATATGGTAATCCTATACTTAGAGatgttagagcatctttagcagactctctattttgactcattagctattttggagagtatgtttagctttttatatattttagtagctgcaccagactcctaagtggctctctattataacttttagctatctcgctcctaaatatagagagcgagatgaggctctctataatttaaaacattcattttgagttattttatgtaatttataaatacatttaaactatttaattttcatttaaaaattaatataaattcaaaactagctaaaatagatagcattgatgcagacgtatttctaaagtggctagctaaaatgattttttagctactttggctaaaatttgactcaaaatggctagcattgctaaagatgctcttagatgTAGAAATTCAATCCTCAAATAGCTATCTTTATCTGAGTTTTTGTTTTACAATAATAACAAAAATGAGTAATAGAGTTAGAAGGATATCAAATTTCACCTAAAAGGATAATGCCATTAGTCAAGTTCTATAATAT is a genomic window containing:
- the LOC133737704 gene encoding uncharacterized protein LOC133737704, producing the protein MRPIVSINDDTLQFALKKLELFEKKKKKKLEIPRLLEPSIDKIIRLVGSQQLVLYIPTHLFSLGHIQPSSDFLLRLYALLRSHRQSGVYCICDLVSLFQLHSQFNMSRGNQRDRDRERAQSRSGNKTKQPKTDGLTPEQRRERDAKALQEKAAKKAAQAAGGNKAGGINAGGKK
- the LOC133740519 gene encoding uncharacterized protein LOC133740519, with protein sequence MEGRRRLTLLDQMSASADGRALAGLSLKDVLSPAAAPKEPPPAPAIPASISGLTLLDIIRNDEPKSYKALIGKKDKKPWKTFKDRLRLKKASAAWASTAQVPTSDVPLRNNNHHRQPGYSHSRSRNSIRYITPEPQPMAEPGANDRPPQAAGSAPSFNRRSSVRFASDIESPRPKLETAISEERSLSAREAVAAQEAAEAAAAAAAADAAAAEEKAEREGDGEGDGASSSEKASGETVTSPEPEPEPVRMSLMDLLEETDRQMGLEGGRYTMDEEEEEEEEEEEEEEVEEVVKEEEPEEGGGVEHSCCVCMVRHKGAAFIPCGHTFCRMCSRELWVQRGNCPLCNNFILEILDIF